From the Mangifera indica cultivar Alphonso unplaced genomic scaffold, CATAS_Mindica_2.1 Un_0019, whole genome shotgun sequence genome, the window TGCTTCACACTTAAAAGGAAAGTATCTTGGGTCTCTTTTCATTGCTGTTGCCAAGGacggtaataatcaaatttacccacTTGCATTCGGTATTGGGCACAAAGAGGGAATAGATACATAGAAGCCGTTTTTAACATACCTTCGCATGTGCATTGGTGATTTGTCGGATTTGGCCATTATTTCTGATTggcatcattcaataattacatcGGTCGCCAACGTAATGCCTCACGCTCgtcatgggttttgtaattaccacATAAAGGGTAACATGCGTTCGcaattcaaaaaaactaaacatattgaaggtCTATTTTGGAGGGCTGCTAAGGCATATCGTCTCACGAACTTTCAAGCTGCTATGAGTAGAATTGCTAGAGTCAATCCCGCCGCAGCAGCTTATTTGACTGACATTGGGTATGACAGATGGGCACGTGCCCACTTTGGAGGATGGCGGTATAATATTATGACGACCAATATTGCTGAGTCTTTCAATGCTTTGACACGGACTGCTTGCGCTTTGCCTATCACTATATTGGTAGAGTTTCTTCGAAGCACGTtgcaacattggtttttcaatagacGAAACATGGCTGGTGCgtataactaaaatttattctaatgtttttgttttttcatcgcatttattttagttgttttttttttttaggtgaGAGATCTCACCCGTTAACACCATGGGCTGAAGACAAGCTTGCTCGACATGTGTTCAAATCTGCCAACATggttgttaaaccaatcaacatgCAACAATATGAAGTTCATGATTCATGACAGCAAGTGTTCATCGTGAATCTTCTATATCGAACATGTGATCGCGAAAAATTTCAACATTCCCAAATTTCGTGTGCACACGTTGCAGCTATAGCAAGGTATAACAACCTATCGGACTGTGTCGGCTGGGTCAGTACGTACTACTCTACTGAATATTTATGTAGGGTGTACgaagaagatattaatccactagGGGATCAGTCAACTTGGGTGCCATCAAATATGTCTGCGATTTATCCTCCAGTGATAGAGCAACGAAGGTCCGGTCGCCCTTCCAATCATTCAAGAAGACCTTCACAGGGAGAGGAAGTTCGACAACAATACTGCAGCTGATGTCATCAACCTGGTCATACTCGTTTGAAATGTCTGAGTCCAGCTCCAGTGCCTATGGTTACCTCGTCTCGTACACCCAGTTTCACACGAACCCGAGGTCGTCACACTCACGATGCAAGCCATACGGCCGAATAAGTTATCATGTTGAATCTGAGATGGGGTTTTGTACATGTACGCGATGGCAATAGATTTTAATGTATTGCATGTTtacttttatgtaatttatctatttGGTTTTGTACAAGTTTTAATGTATTGCATTgcatttgattatttttgttttgttcaaaCTCTTACATGTATGTGCTGACAATTGATCAAAATAGTTGAATAGATTTTAATGTATTgcatgtttaataaaattgagcTTCTAACAAGGGATGTTGCTTTCTTATTTTCTACTGGTTTTTTTGGTTTTGCAAATCAAAACCATTGTCAATCATCTATCAATCTATGAGATACaggtttatttataatttttccacTTTAATATTCtacttcaaaataataataaaatgaaatacaaacttatttgtaaaattaattaatatgtgaCAAAAGTAATCATGGTTAAGAGATATGTATACATGGGGAGAGATAGTGGCGTCCAGTACTTGTAACCCAAAATTAAGCATGGTTaaacaaactaattaaaattatatagcaaaattcggttgaccgaatttcttaaagccaaaatacatggcttctggacaattcgaaagctgattcggtcggtcaaattcgaacgaccgaatttaattcatattttacccaatgaatttttcaaaatttcaatttgaccTGTAAAAcattgaaaagtgacaatttaaccctttCTTTATAACTTAAATAACCCTTGGCGTTTAGCcgaaaatttataaatgaaataacCCAAAgacttatataaaatataatataatatattatcatatcatattaaaatattatataatttaatatgttatattataatattatattataatgtaacatattataatattatataaaatatattataatatataattataatattttaattatatatattaataatataatatatatgtaattatattatatatatatatataaaattatatattatatattatatatataatagaccaagggttggcgacatcacgccaagggttggcgatgccgccaacccttggtcaattaaacattatatataatatataattttataaatatataatatataatattataatatatataatttttattatactaatattatttattattatatattataattataatatatatatatataataatatatacatatataatatattaatattattaagaatatatataataaattataatattatatattataatatataattatataatataattattaatattctaattaataatataatataaataatatattatattatattatatatattttattctctgcAATATTTTCCTTCAGAGAATCCCTGATGCTTCTGCCATAAATCTTTGGAAGGATTTAGGGTGGACTCACCTTTGTATAAACTAAAGGGAATTGGTATTAAAGGATATGCTTCTGCCATTTTCCCATATATTATTAGCTtgttgattttaatataatgtgGGCCCAtcttttataaactaaactaaCACATTTGGTGAGGAAAGGGTTGGTGTTGTTATGATTTAGGATGGGCCCATCattcaaaaaaaccaaagagTGATAGCAAATATAGCTTGGCGTTAAAGccaactttttcctttttttttttaatttccccaGCTCCCTTGTCCCACCATTTGATTATTCTTCTGCATCTTTTCTGTGTATGCAGAGCTTTTAAAAGACTTTCTCCAGATGAGATAATTAACATTGTCAGAAAGTTGAAATATTAGCATAAATAGTACGCAATTTTAGTAAGGGATGCATGAATGTGGAGTATCCtaaagaatatatatgtataattcaCTGACATAAATAGTGCCCATACTTTAATAATTCACTGGCTGCCATGTCTCAATAATTCACTGGAATGTTTTGCATGATTTGTAATATATATGTGCaagtgttttcaattttttcccaCTAGAGTTTTAAGTTGctttctttcaattttcccATAAAAGTGTTAGTTGCTTGCTTCGGGTAATTTTCTCATTCAGAAGAAAATCTAGCAAATATCTTCATCGACCGTCGATATTATCAACATAATGGCAGAAAGACAGGTTaggttttattatatcaaatttaataaaatatatttacaaaagttttattttttttgggtttgatttatatgatcaaatatttttttggggTAGATTATGTAGTTTAGCATAATTTGGTCATTACATTGGGTTGGATTATAGCATAATATTGTGGGTTaggttttattatatcaaattgaataaaatatatttgcaaaGGTTTTATTTATCTGCGTTGGATTAATATGATCAAATATTTCTGTGGGGTAGATTATGTAGTTTAGCATAATTTAGCAATTTTGTCCTTTTTACTTTTAGTGGGTTAAATTACTGTAGAAGTAAATCGTGGGGTAGATTATGACTAATTTAGTTCATCgtgaaatttatagtttttttatcatgtagatgaaagatataaaaaattaaaacagataaccaattaaattgataacaaggtttatgaatttgttgttttacaggaaatttaaggaattaatatatattgcaatttgaagaattaataTGTATTTCCAGGCATTTGCAATCAACCATCAAGAGGGGGCGTACAGATTCCATGATGCATACAGATTTCGTGTGCACATGACGCTTCGGACAAAAATGGACACTCtgactataattaggaataaactaacGTTTAGTCAACGAGCCATTTTCCGAACAACTTGTTTTGGACATTTATTGGAGTTGACGGAGCCACGGTTCAGTGCCGTTTTAATTCAGGCAATGTTATTATGTATGATCAACCGCGGAAACCCAGACAAAGAAATGTGGTTCAAAATAAATGGCGTTGAATTTCGATTCAGCCCTGTTGAGTTTGCACTCGTGACTGGTTTGATTTTCGGGGATAACATTGACATTTCCAATTACGTTGATTGCATGGATACGCCTCGATTGAGAGTAGAGTACTTCCCGAACATTCATAGGTTGTTGTCTCATGGGGAGATCGAGCAAGCATTTGACAATGAAGTTTGGGGAGACAATGATGAAGACGCAGTGAAGTTTGCGGTATTGTATTACGCATTTGCAGGATTATTAGGGGCGGACAACAGAACCAAAGTACCTGATCATTTTTTGCACTTAGCGAacaatttagatgcatttagtcTATACCCATGGGGAACACTGACATGGAATAAAACAGTTGACTCCATACGGAAATGTatacataacaaatatcaatattgtgttGAACATTACCCGTTGTACACAAATCCACTCCCACTTCTGAGTTACAGTGTTTTGGGATATCCGATTGCTTTCCAAGTaagtatcatataataaataaagtttacCTTCAAATTGAGTATTGTAAATATTGACCATAAATGGGGTGCATTATGTagtattggatttatgagacgatTCAGAATCTTTCACCTTATGTCTGTTTCGAAGCAAATGATCGAATCTCCCGTATTCTCAAATGGGAAACAGTTGTACTGCCTACATGGGATGACATATCGATAATTTAGGACGCTTCTCCGGTATGTTGCTCatttatatttcattagttTGTTTTGTATTTCAATAATTGATATCAATTTCTTTCATGTTGTAGGAGGAGATTACCACTGCATTACATCCGACTGAGATTGAGCGTTACTCTGAGTGGTATATTCGAGCTTTGGAGTTTATAGGAGAAAATGCACCACCTATGCattcagatgatgatgatgccacCCAATCAAACTGGCCTGTTGCCTTTCAGACAGCCCCCAGAGGGTCTGAAACGTCTTTCACTATTTTCGTACGGATGTCATCATCACGATGTGACAGACCCGTGGTGCCTAGGACGTCTCCTATTGGACATATATCCCCTCTGCATGTGTCATCCTCCTGCACAGCATACCCTTGAGGGTCACGTAGGGACACACCTAATGTACCTGCTTCCCCACCACGGAGGTCTACTTCTCGCGCCTCCCATTCTCGAGAGCATCTGGTGAACGAGCCTGCAAGACACTCAGTCCATGGGACAGCGTACATTGGTGTTTCATACGACTGTTTTCAACAAATATTAATGGAACATAGAAGAGGCATCAACTCTCAGATGCAGCAACAATTGGACCAACATGGTGCAATGATGGGTGCGGAGTGGGAGTAACAGTCGTCAGCGTTTCGTGAGGATATGCAGTCTTATTGGCAACAACAAGCATCAACGTTTTGGGGGGAGATGCAGgaccaatggcaacaacaacaATCGACGTTTCAGGGGGAGTTGCAGGACCTATGGCAGCAACAAGCATCGACGTTTTGGGGGGAGATGCAAgaccaatggcaacaacaacaATCGATGTTTCGGGGGGAGTTGCAGGACCTATGGCAACAACAACAATCGACTTTTCGAGGGGAGTTACAGGACCTATGGCAACAACAAGTATCGACGTTTCGAGGGGAGATACAAGACCAATGACAACAACAAACATCGATGCTTCAAGGGGAAATGCAAGAAAAAAtgcaataattaaataatcgaATTACAGGACTTGAGGGTTCTTATGTTCAGGCATTCGAATCAGTACATGTTATTATTCaccatacttaatttttattttcaattagttgtattatttaatttctattttcagTTGCTTAATTATAAGGTTatgataaacataaaatttttaacttttttccaGTTAGACGAATCATCAGACGAGGAAGTCCAGCAACAAGTTTAAGACCAACCAACAGCTACCCAGAAGTTGACAACAACTAAAAAAGTGTCAGCTTTCAGACGTGTACTGCGAAAAGGGAAACAGTTGGTCAATCCATTCACAAATCCagaaaaggggaaaaagaacaaacaatCAGTAATTGAAAGACTTGATTTTGACCCTAAGTTAGCTGGGTGATATTCAGAGTTCATATTATGGTACGGTCGAGCGTCTGATAATGACAGTCGACACATCTTCCTAGGGGGACCAGCCGGAACGATTGCCCGTATGCCTAAACCATGGTGAACCCAAATTGTAACACTAGGGCAATGGTTGGAAAACACGGTATGTACCC encodes:
- the LOC123205917 gene encoding uncharacterized protein LOC123205917, whose product is MPHARHGFCNYHIKGNMRSQFKKTKHIEGLFWRAAKAYRLTNFQAAMSRIARVNPAAAAYLTDIGYDRWARAHFGGWRYNIMTTNIAESFNALTRTACALPITILVEFLRSTLQHWFFNRRNMAGERSHPLTPWAEDKLARHVFKSANMVVKPINMQQYEVHDS